The genomic region TGACCTCCCGATCCAGCTAGCTATAACACTTGGTTTTACCTCATAGTACTGACCTGGCTAGTCTCAGACATTGTTTTTCATTCTTCTAACTAGCTTCAGCCCGGACACCCTAATACCTGGTAATATATTCCACTCTATCTTTCCTACTCTTCTGATAGGGTACTGACCTATACAATGCACTGTGATCAGGCATTTGTGGAACCTGCatcttaccaatatgaccaattGCATTTTAcctattgtgataaagtgaatggTGTGGTAGGTAAGAATGTTTATATTTCTGCTAATTTCCTCAGAGAGGCATatgacatttaaccccaggggaagtacgcACTTTATGTGTTATATGCAACACAACttaatgtttagttatgggcccctgggatCGAGCATTCGGAGAGTAGAGCGGGCCAGAGCTTTTTACACAACTGAGAGAAATAaagtccaggccagggttttggactgtctccaacccactgctcagctgcagataatcagctgcagcagtgggaataaacccctccctgctaggcaggtaaagggggatttTTGGTTTCTCCCTGAGAGGTTGGAAGCAGCAGGCTGGCTGAGTGCATTGGAGTGCAGTCAAGGGGACTGAGTGCAGAGTGTTACTATCAAAGAAGGTTGGTGAAGCCTATGATAGGTTTAAGTTTAACCCTTGATAGAGAGGAAAATTGAAAGTcagtcagtgctcagacgagctaggattttgtttaaagggaaacctgttacattattgtttctttagttgtgttgctgtctcctgtgtggatttaccaataaagtgcctggattgtgttaaaaccaaaggactgtgcatgttgtttaccctagaggaccgtgctaactgcaaacaaggatcacacTATACAAAACGACCCATTACAGATCGGTCTGTATGATGCCAGCATTGACATGACAGTGCTGATCATCAAGTAATGGGAAAAGGAGGGATTGTGGAGACAACAAAGAAGTGGGACAGAGGGAATAGAAGAGAATAATGAAATGATAATCCTTGCCAATGCAGCTCTGGTGAAATAACTGTTCTTTTTCCATCTCTCCGTGTGTTCTGTTACTAGATATCGATGCAAAATCCATATCGAAAAGACATGTACGTCGGGACTGGCTGATTGTGCCAGACTCCATCGGCTATTATCTGTATGAGGCTGTTAATTACGTTTCTCCTTCGGCTGGGAAGGTGATGGTGGACATATTTGAATCACATCAGGTTCAGAGTATAAGGTACAGATATTTGGGTTTCCTGTGgctttattaaaaaatcttacaAAGTATAGATAGAGAGGCAGCATGGATTACAGTCTGAAGGAATAAAGGCATCTTGCTCTCTCGTAGAGTGGTAGGAGTTTATATTTTCATAATAACTGTGGATTCGTTTGTGGGACCAAGTACTTGGGAATCCCCTGGTCCTAATATTTTTAGGGCAGAGAACTGGAAATTTCATTGGTTATCCAACAGTACGAAAGAGAAGAAactatgtacagttttttttacTGAGATTtgatgattttttatttattacatttattttacgaTTTACTTAATTATTGAAGTATGAGAGTACTGATCTTCTTTCTGTTACTATATGCTCCTGATCGCAGTAAACAAGACTATAAACCTGGTAAAAGAAGAAGCCATTTATTAAACAGGTTATGAGGTTGCAGTTTCTATGATTTCCAATAGAGCAATTTCTAAatctgtgtttttaaaaaatatttttatcatgGACGCTGCTTACAGTGGATCATTGTTTGAAACTAATCAGGTAATTATGTTTATGCTACTTCCTGTTTTAACGGTTTTGAATTTGATTACATGATTCAGTGAAAGGGGATCCGTTTTATAGAATAGAAAAGGTTATTGTACTCTGCTTCaatagagaatatgagaactctgaggatgggaaaaagcttagagaaagtgactagcttgcccttcggttagtcccctctcaggtttcCAAAATGTTTATCtttacttgtgccattacaaagagaacctgtACCATATcatactgatcccacccataaggccAGTCCAGAAGCTAAAAGGGTAATTCAGAcgtggaccccgtgctcactgtgcctagaggggtatcagctacaaaGAAGGTCGAAAACAATcacctggggttgctgtatctctcgtgcagcgTGAACTTGCTGTAATTTCTGTTCTGGACTTTCTGGATcaatctgatatgcaaatggtataggttctctttgtaatggcactagtgagcaaaaatattttaaagaccTGAGCAGGGGACGAGCCGAAGGGCAAGCTAACGACTTTTTCTAAGCTTTGGCCCATTCTCGGAGATCTTATAATCTCTGCTTTTGTTTCTGTACACTACTGTATTGTACTACACACCGTATCTACACCAGTCTAAATTCCATTAAAAAGTGCAGATACTAGGTTTCTTACAATTACTCAATTTAAATATACAAAATTTATAAATTTGATAAAACAGTCGTTTAACTATAAGCAGATAGCAAATCCAAGGGTTAAATTACACACTAAAGGCACAGTTAGCAGCCTAAGCACCATAGCCCCTACATATGActgcagtggctatggtgctgTGAGACAGCAGACACAATCTCCTGGTTCCTGATCAAACAATGTCAGATGAAGTTTTCAGCCAATCAAAGACCTTCCAAATATGAGTCAAATTGATCTCACTAATGCAGAAGTGGAGTAGGGATATGGCATTTGGTCATGTTATCGTCTCCTTCACAAATAACGCACTGCAGCTGAACTGTGGATTGGAACAGCAGTAAGAAGGAAGAGGTCTCCCAGGATGCCTCTCAGACACTCTATTTCAAGTTAGGAGAAGGGGGAAGATGTGGAAGAAACATTTGATGGGGGTGAGAGAATGGGAAAGAGATGCACACAAATGGGATCATTGGATAGACAGACACAGGTAGTGGGCACAAggcaaacagagacacacacgtgtGGTGCTGGGGAGACAGGCTGAGAgtacgggggggggaggggagtactcgggaggttctctctgtaatgaggGGAGTACAGGGGAGGGACATGCACAAACGTGGGGGCTCTGAAGAAACAGACATAAATGTAGGGCCCtggagtaaaacataaaacaaaacgaaGGACATCAACAAgtcaaaaaaatcaaaatgcaaaaactgcaatacaaaaatacacacctATACTCACACTAACTTTCCACACAAACACGGACCTGCATTCCCATGCACACATTGACACTCTACTTATATATACCGCACATTGACATTCATAGGCACTTCACACTGATACACTCCTGAATTCACACCGCACCAACCATAAACACAAACCAATAGGCTCTGTATTAATATACATTCATAAAAGTGAGCCTAGAAGAATAACCAGCGGTCTGCATGCAGTGCAAACTCTTGCTACCAATGCTAAGTGGAGGAAGGGATGTTGAATTAGTTTTTGCCTCACTTTCACTGGTTCTGCAGACCAGTTGCGTATTTAATGTGGTCTGCACCACTGGACGTGCACTGCAGACTACACACTCCCACAGCAGCACCaccaaaaaattatattcttcCTTCCTGGAGAGAGCAGAAGagggtaaaaaaaagaaagatcttTGTTAATAATATTACACACATTttccactcacaaacacactcagctAACCCCTTCACACAATAACACCCAGTCagccccacacacaatcacacacagccatcacacATCCCACAGGCATATTGCTTATTGGGGAGTGAGGAGCAGCAATGAAGGAACTCATCTTTGATTCTTTCACTGGGGCTCAGCAGTTGTTAGTTACAACCCTGAGAAGAACATACGTTCCTAAGTTCCCCGATGTTCTgcatttggggacaccagggaactgaccCAGGCAGCACAGCGTGAGCGAATGATTATCTGCACTTGCATTGTGCATCGGGCACTAGGAGCACTttcacagtgctctctgcatgatcCTCTATGTAGGAAAGCTGGCCTGGAGGGCTTACACTCAGTGGGTCGATCTGCTTAGTTTCAGGGCAGACCCACCCATTTAGGGCGTGATGCCCTAAATGGGTGGGTCTGCCCTGAAACGAAGCAGATTTAAAAATCCTCCAGTGATGTTATTTGAGTCATTGGTGATGCCCCATGGAAGGCCTGCTCCCTGTCCCGATTTCTGCTGGGCCATAATTGGCAGATATGGgatagtgaaaaacaaatttgcaGTGGAAATTGTACACACGAGCAAGGTATTTGAAATTATACTATTGGCTGGTTGAAGACCAATGGAGGTTTTATAATAAAGAGGTAGCATTGAACTAGGTCTGGTAAAAAGGCTAATAATGGCTCTTTGTTAaagaaaaatttatttattttacaggagTTTTCTAATCAAGGAAACATCTCAACTGAATGTCCATGCTGAAAACCTCTATAATAAATTGTATGCCTTATGGCAGAACAAAGAGCACCGAAACACCGATAGCGAAaactaagaaaataaaatgaactTCAAAAAAAGAACACTATATGGGCAATGAATTGGGCTTATGCGTtcattatgcattttattttaagaaAACTGACAAATGTCTGACTGAGAATGTTACacaattgcaaaaataaaaatgttttacaaaaagaaaattacattacCAGACTCTCACTAATTATATCATTGGTGtgcaatacatgttttttgaacgTTAAAAACCTATATACATAACTAACAGTAAGAGGTATGGAATCGGGATGGGGTGCACGTGCCTTAAGGGGGTGTAATTAAGAACCCTAGTGGTACGAAATGCGTTAGATGGTTCTCCTCTGGGGTGGGTAAAAAAGGCTCGTCATTGTTTGTTAAAGAGAAATGCATTTGTTTTAGaggagttttctttttttcttttcttttttttttttttactttttttttttgcaggagttTTTAAACCAAGAGTATACAATGCTGGGAATAGGCGGGAACATACAATACTAGAGAATGAggagcacaaccaaaataaaacatACTTTATTATATGGGTACAAAATCACAGGTatcccaaaatatatatatcaataaatctCAGCATAGATAAAactatacatatacaataaatgCAAATATTATAACAATCAAAAGATAAGCATAATCAATACTCAATACTTGGAATCAATAGTATCAATCCTGATACAGACTAAATAGATACCTGTACAATAATgtctaataaataatacaaaccccaaaaaattaaaatgtctGAATAATTGAGAAGTGTGTGGAAAATCAAATAAAAGCCCCCAACGTTTTGTCGTGtgcgcctttatcaagggagcatacTGAAAGAGGAGGCAAACCCCTTTATATACCAAACCATGAAATACCCATGAGAAACACCTGAGTGAAATGGGGGGACACCCACAATAAAAACTCTGTGtgggggtattgtgtgtgtggggttctCTGGGAggatgggtgttgtgtgtgtgtgcgggggaaGCTGTGTattgaggggtgatgtgtgtgtgtgtggaggggtgctgtttgtgtgaaggggtgctgtgtgaatatttttggaagtattgtgtgtgggggaggcagattaatgcaaataaattatatatgtttttttattttaatgaaaaaaaattaagcattgtatcccccccctccccttttgctCGGGTAATCCCTGGTTTTccggtggggaagccctggtggtcaggtgtatagtgaactctagcctgcagctcctggggggggagttcactctcgcaagatcagaatgttgccatggtaaccgcagcaacgctccaaCCTCATGAGGGGAAGGACCCGGCAGAGCTCCAGACCagagctcccaggtcctctcttcctccctccctggccagctgcTACATTTGACTGCCTGTGGGCCTGTGATGAAGATATCTGATCTCCCCACCTGCCCTCATGGCATACAGCAAGGCTGGCATTTAGTTAGCACCCTCCCAGCACCTTCAAATCCTTTGATCTCTCCTGCCAGCCACGGCCCATGTCCTTCgtgggatgtatttaccacaaggcaaacaaggcatttgcataGGGCGGCACTTTTCGGGGAgttggaggggggtgccaaaaaacaCCACCCCAagttcccagacaaatgccttgtttgcctcatgttctggggctgtccggctgtccaccttactgtgagtgagtgaatgtagctgtcagtgtgtctgtgagtgagtgaaagtgtgtgtctttcagtgagaatgggtgtgcctatgagtgtgtgtcagtgtttgtatgtcattttatgtgtatctgagagtgtgtgcctgtcagtgtgtgtctgtcagtgaaagtgtgtgttggttaaacagtgcgtgccaatgactgtatatgtgtgccaatgactgtgtatctgtcagtgagtgtatatcagtgcatgtgtcaatgagggcatgtggccttgacacgaattgggggggcaaatttagattttgggggtgcctgaatttagtcatgcctagggcagcacaaatccaaaatactccACTGTGCCCAGTGTAACGGAGTGCCTGTAAGCTGAGCGGTACCTCTGCTGTAGATTCTCTCAGGTCCcgaagtgaagcagtgattatatctctcacatacccaaacatcagccgagacTTGATGAAGTGTACAAAATGAACTGTTTTATATACACAGACCTCCAGCATGGGGTTTTCATTTACCTCAACAGTAAGCCCGCCCAAGcgtgtctgggagataagtgagtttgctttagcttaaactaattatctcccagacactagaggtacaaaatatgacataaaacaccctaaaaatacatataatatccataggaacccccacaagtatTAAATCACCGGATAGCCCAGATCTAAACGCCCAACTTGTCTAAATAGCGCTCATATCCATGTATTCTAGCTGAATCACCACTGGGGTAAAGACTGACCGTGCACATGGctgttgcccaaaatagttccagagaaaagTAGGCAGCAATCGGTCAACTTTCAGgagtacaaatacaaaaacaaacgAAGGTTTCCCCTGGCTCATAAGGAGCGAATGATCTCTCTGTTTGGGAGTGTCTGTTCACCGAAAAGTGCTCTTCTGGCTTGTCTGGAAACGGAGTAGGTAGCGGTACAATTTTCCTCAGGATCAGGTATCCGAACTAGAGTTCCATGTACTCGACAACGAAGTACCGCTCCCTGTGTTCggcaattaaaatggccgccatttcCTGAAGCCTGTGTTTTCGGTCATAAGAATGGCAGCCACCAAGAAagagcacttaagtttgtggttactttgtagttaatgagccagaggggtggtcggtgtttggtgATTTGCAAATACCGAACCAGAGAAAAGCATTTTGAGTTTGGTGAAACTGGTGAAACGAAATAGGGGAACTCTTTCCAATAGACGATTAATAGTGAGTTCAACACACCCGTTTTTCCTAATGGACAGTCCGGGCCTGGTTCCAAGACATATAAGACTGAACAAATTCagagattcaatgcatctctgagaatATGCAAATTGTCGCTGGGTAGCGTTTTGCCAATAGCCTTGTAACGCATCAAGatggatgatatcatcagtggaGGTTGCGCCAGTTGGTGCCAGCATCAGTGAGACTAGCGTGccgtgggagaaaaggtgagtaaagacACTTTTACAATCACAGAGAAGGGGGCCGGGGACCTAAAAAGCCACTTcagcattatagtgtcaggaatacatgtagagtgcccctttaagcacCTTTTCAAGTTTGTTTGCACAGTAACACATTTTTCTCTATAGCTGTTGCTTGAGTAGAAAAGAAAGgtatatttgcctcctgtcttaaCAAAAATGTGACTTTACATCACTAAAGATAGGAAAAATCGAGAATATTACATTGTAGGAACAGCCGCTCTGCACGGTGAAGTGAGAAACTACAGACAGTGCTTGAATTTGTAGGTAAATTGGTCTGTATGAACAGGAAGACGTTAAACAAATATGATAACTCTTCCCCTTTTGATTATCTATAAAgataataaacacacactacatgtgTAATCTGTATACTTCAAGATAAAAGACAAGGAAAGAGGAATATAACTCACAGGTTGCAGGGCCGTCCCAGAATCTATATGATATGCACCACATCCAAAAGAGACAGCACAGCAggaaaagatgaataaaaaaattagatttattggagcaCAAAGGTACAAATACAATGACTATTGCCAGCAGTGTCACTATATTTAAGCAAATAACCCACATGTCACAGTCACAGGTTAAAAAACAATAAGCATACACGTTTCGACTTGTTAAAAAGTCTTTATCGGTGCTTATGAAACATTTCAAGTTAATGGTCTGATTATTGTTCAGTATCCCCTCCCTACTGAGACTTCAACTGGAGACTCATCAAAACCACACATGCTGCACCCATCCCTGGATCTGCTAACACTTTCTCTCTCTATGGCTGCGATAAGGTAAAAAGCAGTTGttacaaaatagttccatagctcagcatagaataaagaaaaatacatatgtttgaaaagtaaaaaagaaaatacagtttGTACTCCATTGGTTAAATTCCAGAATTTTGAGATGGGAGAAATCGTTATGAgttacattttcagttgaatttggggaaaccacttgaagcattcattgtgttgagttatttcagttggttttgtttgatttgttcattgtaaacagctgaaagtctttaAATTTGACAATTAACTTGATTTTCAATAGGGGTTGAATAAATCTGATTAGTACTctacattagtgatgtcgcgaacactaaattttcggttcgcgaatggcgaacgggaacttccgcaaacgttcgcgaaccggtgaaccgggcgaaccgccattgacttcaatgggcaggcgaattttaaaacccacagggactgtttctgcccacaaaagtgatggaaaagatgtttcaaggggactaacacctggactgtggcatgccggagtctggttttaatccataaagggcagaaatcacctaacattcctaaatcacaatggatatggattgacacctgacatatgacatattgacaccttgacatatggattgacacctgtcctcagagaccttgatacacactgacacagagcagaatagggactgttccccctacatagggtcacttggcagatatggcgtggtcgtgggaggaggaggatgactttcacctcttcccctgttagattcccgttgtgctgtgacatcacccttatacgctgtgtaaagcatactttttaatttattttgcaaatgctgcatcctttccgacttgtaattcggtaacatttccgccactgtctgcttataccgggggtctagtagcgtggacacccagcacaggtcgttctccttcaggctttttatacgagggtccctcaacaggcacgacagcatgaaagaccccatttgcacaaggttggatgccgagctactcatttcccgttcctcctcctcacacagagcagaatagggactgttccccctacatagggtcacttggcagatatggattgacacctgtcctcagagaccatgatacacactgacacagagcagaatagggactgttccccctacatagggttacttggcagatatggattgacacctgtcctcaaagcccctgatgcacactgacacagagcagaatagatactgttccccctacatagggtcacttggcaggtatggattgacacctgtcctcagagaccatgatacacactgacacagagcagaatagagactgttacccctacatagggtcacttggcaggtatggattgacacctgtcctcaaagcccctgatacacactgacacagagcagaatagggactgttccccctacatagggtcacttggcaggtatggattgacacctatcctaaggatccctgatacaaactgacacagagcagaatagggatgtggaatagtacctgggagctgggggggtgccgttgatgtggagcaagacgcagcagcagaagaggactcagccgaggaggttatggaagaggatggagtaggaggagtagaggaggtggcagcaggcctgcctgcaagtcgtggcggtatcaccaactcctctgcagagccacgcattctatgcttggcagccgtcagcaggtttacccaatgcgcagcgtgggtgatatacctgccctgaccatgctttgcagaccaggtatcagtggtcagatggacccttgccccaacactgtgtgccagacatgccattacttccttttgcacagtcgagtacaggttggggattgccttttgtgcaaagaaattttggccaggtaccttccactgcggtgtcccaatagctacaaattatttgaacgcctcagactccaccagcttgtatagtaaaagctggcgggctaatagttcagacaagccaggtgtcagacgccgggcaagggggtgagtttctgacgcttgcaaacaactaactgcaaGCAACTaaccaatctataacagtgaaaaaagtttttgggttttaaatgcatgctattgtgacaccagatatgagtggcaatgtgcaatggcagaggtctgcagagtacacgctgtaggcctgacacactcgcttgaagacaactaactgctatacaatctataacagtgaaaaaagttttggggttttaaatgcactctattgtgacaccagatatgagtggcaatgtgcaatggcagaggtctgcagagtacacgctgtaggcctgacacacccgcttgaagacaactaactgctattcaatctataacagtgaaaaaagtttttgggttttaaatgcacgctattgtgacaccagatatgagtggcaatgtgcactggcagaggtctgcagagtacacgctgtaggcctgacacacccgcttgaagacaactaactgctattcaatctataacagtgaaaaaaatttttgggttttaaatgca from Pelobates fuscus isolate aPelFus1 chromosome 1, aPelFus1.pri, whole genome shotgun sequence harbors:
- the LOC134586552 gene encoding apovitellenin-1-like — protein: MRFMFITGAFLLLLLTSDIDAKSISKRHVRRDWLIVPDSIGYYLYEAVNYVSPSAGKVMVDIFESHQVQSIRSFLIKETSQLNVHAENLYNKLYALWQNKEHRNTDSEN